The genome window CGACTCCCCCTTGCGTGCGCGAAACCGCGCCAGCGCGGTGCGGTCGCAGGTCTTGTTCTCGCCGCGGAACTCCAGGCAGTCGCGCAGGCGCTCGCGGTCCCGCTCCATGGCCGGTTCCCCCGCCAGTGCGGTCGTCACCAGGTTCACGATTCCGCGCTTGCCCCCGCGGCGCCCCTCCTCGGTGATCGCGTAGCGCATGCGCTTGCCCTCGCGCCGCGCGTCCACCAGGCCGGCAGACCGCAGAACCCCGAGGTGGCTCGAGACCAGGGACTGGGAGAGGCCGAGGACGCCCATGAGCTCGAAGACGCAGAGCTCCCGCTCGCGCAGGAGCATGAGGATCCGCAGCCGGTTTTCGTCGCCGAGCGCCTTGAGGCACTGCACCATCGTGTTCATCGTTCTCTCCCTCCTCCCCGCCGCCGATACATATCAACAACAATTGATATGAGTCCCGGACCCCCGAATCGATTCACAGCGGCGTCGGGGCGGCGTCTGTTTCGCGCCTGTTCACAAATGAAACACGTCGATCACTCGGCGCTTCGACAGAAGCTTTTAGTTTCCATGAGTTGCGTACTGGCACGCCTATTGAAATGTCACGGTGCAGGAACCAACGGGAAAGGAAGGGCGGCGATGATCCTCTTCGCGACAAAGGCCGGAACCGACAGCCTCGCGGGCTTCCCCTATGCGCTCGAGCTGGCCCGCAGCCTGCGGACGGGCCTTGCGGTCCTGATCATCCGCGCGAGCCGGCTGACCGGCGCGCTCGAGGAGGCGATGATGGCCGCGGCGTTCGCCGAGGCCGGGGACATCGCCTCGGCGCGCGAGATCCTGCAGTCCGAGGAGCTGGACATCGAGGCCGCCCACGGCGTGCAGCTCGCGGCGGCCAAGCGCCAGTGCGGCGAGGCCGGCGTCGACTTCGCGGCCTACGCCGCCGCCGGCGACGACGTCGAGTCGATCCGCGACACGCTCAAGCTTCGCCCCGGCATCGAGATGGTTCTCCTGAGCCCCTCCCTCGGGGCGCCGCGCTCCGGGGGCTACCTCAAGCGGATTCTCACGCGGATCACGAAGCCCGTGGTCGCGATCTCCCAACAGGCGCGGGCGAACGCCTGAGCCGCAACCGAAAGGAAGGAGCACCCATGACGCTGTTCGAGAAGTTCCAGACCCTCATGACCGCCGCCGCCTTCGCCGAGGAGAACGAGCACGGCGCCGCCCGGCAGATCGCCCTCGAGGCGCTGGCGAAGCAGCCGGCAGGGCGCGAGACCCGCACGACGATCACCGGCACGCTCGCCGTCGAGCCCGGCAAGTAGGCCGCAGGAAAGAGGGAGCGAAAACCATGGCTGCGGAACACGGCAAGAGACCCTACCTGAAGACCGTCCTCTACGGGGCGGTCTCCCTCGGGCTGTACGCGCTCCTGCTCGCGCGGCAGGACGTGATCAACGAGAACTTCGCCAAGGGCGGGATGATCGCGATCCTGCCGATCGCGCTGGCGTTCCTCTTCTCGTTCGTCCACGGCAACTTCACCGGCTGTTTCTGGTCGAGCTGCGGCGTGGAGGCCTCGAAGAAGTTCAAGGAGGTGAAGTAGCCATGCACGACGCGGTTGCGGCAGCGGCGAACTTCATCCACCTTGACTCCGCCAACATCATCTACCTCTTCCTCGTCGGCTTCGTCGGCGGCCTCGTGAGCGGCTTCATCGGCTCCGGCGGCGCCTTCGTGCTGACCCCCGGCATGATGAGCCTCGGCGTCCCCGGCCTCGTTGCGGTGGCGAGCAACATGTGCCACAAGTTCCCGAAGGCGCTCGTCGGGGCCCTCAAGCGCGCCAAGTACGGCCAGGTCGACGTGAAGCTCGGCATCGTGCTCGGCATCTCGGCCGAGGCCGGCGTGCTGTACGGCGCGGGCGTCCAGGAGAAGATCAAGGCCGCCTATGGCGACGCCGGCTCGAACCTCTACGTGAGCGTCGCGTTCGTCCTCATCCTCGCGGTCGTCGGCGGCTTCGTCCTCTACGACGCCCTCAAGACCAAGCGCGCCGGGACGCAGCACGAGGAGGAGCAGGTCACGAAACTCGCCCGCTGGGTCCAGTCCATCAATATCCCGGGCACGATGGTGTACTTCAAGAGCATGAACGCGCGCGTCTCGGTGCTCTTCACGATCCCCCTCGGGTTCGCCACCGGCCTGCTCGCGGCCACGATTGCGGTCGGCGGCTTCATCGGCGTCCCCTCGATGATCTACGTCATGGGCGTCCCGAGCATCATGGCCTCGGCGACCGAGCTGGTGATCGCCTTCGTCATGGGCCTCGGGGGCTCCTTCAAGTACGCGATGCACGGCCTCGTCGACATCCGCCTGGCGCTGATCATCCTCGCCGGCTCGCTCTTCGGCATCCAGCTCGGCGCGATGGGCACGACGTATGTCAAGCCCTACATGATCAAGATCGTCATGGGCTCGATCATGGTCATCGTGCTCTTCTCGCGGGCGCTCATGGTCCCGGTGTACATGGCGCAGCTGAAGATGATCCCCGCCATCGACAAGGGCACCGCGAAGCTGCTCTCGAGCACGAGCTTCGGCATCATGATCTTCGCCCTCGCCCTGGGCGCTTTCATCATCCTCAAGGCGATGTGGGAAGGTCGTCGCGCCGAGCGGGAGCAGGCGGTGCGCGTCCCGGCAGTGATCGAGAGCAAAATCTAGGTTCGACAGGCGGCGGTAGAGAGCGGATACTGCCGCCATGGCGCGCTACCAGAAGCTCCTCGTCGCCTACGACGGCTCGGCCTCCGGCGAGAACGCCCTGCGCCAGGCGCTGCGGCTGGCGCGCGAGGAGAAGTGCTGGGTCCGCGTCGTGACGGTGGTCCCGCCCTTCGAGGGGGAGCTGGAGTTGACCGGGGTGGGGGACGTCCACGAGGCGATCCTTCGCCCCGGCCGCGCCTTGGTCGCGCGCGCCGAGGCGATCGCCGCGGCGGGCGGGGCGCTCATCAAGGCCTCCCTCGAGCAGGGCGAGGCCTCGCAGCGCATCGTGGCCGTCGCCGCGTCCGAGCGCTGCGGCCTGATCGTCATGGGGCGGCGCGGCACGACCCGGCTCGAGCGCATGCTGGTCGGCAGCGTCACCGCGCGGGTCATCGGCCACAGCCCCGTGGACGTGCTCGTGGTCCCGCGGGAGGCGGCCATCGGCTGGAAGACCGTGCTCATCGCGACGGACGGCTCCCGCTTCAGTCTGGCGGCGGCCGCGAAGGCGGTGGACTTCGCCTCTTCCTACGGCGGGCGGGTCGTGGCGCTCTCGGTGGTGGATCTGCCCGAGGAAGTCTACGCCGTCGCGCCCGAGGCGGCCGAGAAATTCGTCGAGAAGGCGCGGGGCTACGTGGCGGCGGTCGCGGATCTGGCGGCCGGCGCCGGCGTCCGCAGCTCGACGGCGGTCAGGGAAGGGACATCGGCGGACGTGGTGGTGCGACTCGCGCGGGAGGAGGCGGCGGACGTGATCGTCATGGGCAGCCACGGCCGCACCGGCCTGGCGCGGCTGCTGATGGGCAGCGTGACCGAGAAGGTCATCGGCCACGCCTCCTGTCCGGTGCTGGTCGTCAGGTAGAGGGGAGGAACTCTCCTCCCATCTCAGGGCCTGCGGACGTCGAGTCCGGGGATCTTCCGGAAGTCCTTCTCGTCGAAGGTGTACACGGTCGTCAGGCCGCTATCGATGCCCCAGTGTGCCATGAGCGCATCGGCGAACTTGACGTTTGTTTCTTCGTAGGCCGACAGGGCTTTGCGAAACGAGGCTTCGTTCTCCACCTCGAACTCGGGCGTATTGAGAATTGCCTCCACAATCTCGCGTACTCCGGCACGCGGGTAGCGATAGACGCGCTCCAGGACCCACACGACCTCCAGGAGCGCGACCGGGAGCACGCAAAGCGCGAAGCTCTCTTTTCGGGCCCGCTGAAGCAAAGCAACGCACGCCCGGTGCTGAGCGGCATCATCCGCGACGAGCAGTCGGAGGAGAACGTTGGTGTCAACGAA of bacterium contains these proteins:
- a CDS encoding universal stress protein; protein product: MARYQKLLVAYDGSASGENALRQALRLAREEKCWVRVVTVVPPFEGELELTGVGDVHEAILRPGRALVARAEAIAAAGGALIKASLEQGEASQRIVAVAASERCGLIVMGRRGTTRLERMLVGSVTARVIGHSPVDVLVVPREAAIGWKTVLIATDGSRFSLAAAAKAVDFASSYGGRVVALSVVDLPEEVYAVAPEAAEKFVEKARGYVAAVADLAAGAGVRSSTAVREGTSADVVVRLAREEAADVIVMGSHGRTGLARLLMGSVTEKVIGHASCPVLVVR
- a CDS encoding metalloregulator ArsR/SmtB family transcription factor encodes the protein MNTMVQCLKALGDENRLRILMLLRERELCVFELMGVLGLSQSLVSSHLGVLRSAGLVDARREGKRMRYAITEEGRRGGKRGIVNLVTTALAGEPAMERDRERLRDCLEFRGENKTCDRTALARFRARKGESKI
- a CDS encoding sulfite exporter TauE/SafE family protein, translated to MHDAVAAAANFIHLDSANIIYLFLVGFVGGLVSGFIGSGGAFVLTPGMMSLGVPGLVAVASNMCHKFPKALVGALKRAKYGQVDVKLGIVLGISAEAGVLYGAGVQEKIKAAYGDAGSNLYVSVAFVLILAVVGGFVLYDALKTKRAGTQHEEEQVTKLARWVQSINIPGTMVYFKSMNARVSVLFTIPLGFATGLLAATIAVGGFIGVPSMIYVMGVPSIMASATELVIAFVMGLGGSFKYAMHGLVDIRLALIILAGSLFGIQLGAMGTTYVKPYMIKIVMGSIMVIVLFSRALMVPVYMAQLKMIPAIDKGTAKLLSSTSFGIMIFALALGAFIILKAMWEGRRAEREQAVRVPAVIESKI
- a CDS encoding type II toxin-antitoxin system VapC family toxin, with protein sequence MRKAFVDTNVLLRLLVADDAAQHRACVALLQRARKESFALCVLPVALLEVVWVLERVYRYPRAGVREIVEAILNTPEFEVENEASFRKALSAYEETNVKFADALMAHWGIDSGLTTVYTFDEKDFRKIPGLDVRRP